Proteins from a single region of Heterodontus francisci isolate sHetFra1 chromosome 27, sHetFra1.hap1, whole genome shotgun sequence:
- the LOC137384985 gene encoding potassium voltage-gated channel subfamily A member 5-like: protein MNDMNAAGLPDNLLKAVDQGPPVDNLQLLDVNRSERVVINIAGLRYETQLSTLSQFPDSLLGDPEKRMRYFDPLKNEYFFDRNRPSFDGILYFYQSGGRIRRPVNVSIDMFADEIRFYKLGAEAMERFREDEGFIKEEEKPLPSQEFQKQMWLLFEYPESSSPARGIAIVSVLVIVISIIIFCLETLPEFRDDRYSGDMRPLNGTQGQSGSSLTDPFFIIETTCVIWFTLELLVRFLACPSKSVFARDIMNIIDIVAIFPYFITLGTELAEQQANGQQAMSLAILRVIRLVRVFRIFKLSRHSKGLQILGQTLKASMRELGLLIFFLFIGVILFSSAVYFAEADEPRSHFSSIPDAFWWAVVTMTTVGYGDMKPVTMGGKIVGSLCAIAGVLTIALPVPVIVSNFNYFYHRETDNEEQAQYLKDDPESEASHSEELKKSRSSLGKPLENSDGVNNGAGAHLKANSTPDIRKSLYALCLDPNTETDL, encoded by the coding sequence ATGAACGACATGAACGCGGCGGGGCTGCCCGACAACCTGCTGAAAGCCGTGGACCAGGGGCCGCCGGTGGACAACCTGCAGCTGCTGGATGTCAACCGCTCGGAGCGGGTGGTCATCAACATCGCCGGCCTCAGGTACGAGACCCAGCTGAGCACCCTGAGCCAGTTCCCGGACAGCCTGCTGGGCGACCCCGAGAAGAGGATGAGGTACTTCGACCCTTTGAAGAACGAGTACTTCTTCGACCGCAACCGCCCATCCTTTGACGGCATCCTCTACTTCTACCAGTCGGGCGGCAGGATCCGCAGACCCGTGAACGTTTCCATTGACATGTTCGCCGACGAGATCCGCTTCTACAAGCTGGGagccgaggccatggagagattccggGAGGACGAGGGCTTCATCAAGGAAGAGGAGAAGCCCTTGCCCAGCCAGGAGTTCCAGAAGCAGATGTGGCTCCTGTTTGAGTATCCCGAGAGCTCCAGCCCAGCCCGGGGGATCGCCATCGTCTCCGTGTTGGTCATTGTCATCTCCATCATCATCTTCTGCCTGGAGACCCTGCCCGAGTTTCGGGATGACCGCTACAGCGGCGACATGCGGCCGCTCAACGGGACCCAGGGCCAGAGCGGCAGCAGCCTGACTGACCCCTTCTTCATCATCGAGACCACCTGTGTCATCTGGTTCACCCTGGAGCTGCTGGTGCGTTTCCTGGCTTGTCCCAGCAAGTCAGTCTTCGCCAGGGACATCATGAACATCATTGACATCGTGGCCATCTTCCCTTACTTCATCACGCTGGGCACTGAGCTGGCCGAGCAGCAGGCCAATGGTCAGCAGGCCATGTCCCTGGCCATCCTCAGGGTCATCCGCCTGGTGCGGGTTTTCCGCATCTTCAAGCTGTCCAGACACTCCAAGGGGCTGCAGATCCTGGGCCAGACCCTCAAGGCCAGCATGAGGGAGCTGGGCTTGctcatcttcttcctcttcatcgGGGTGATCCTCTTCTCCAGCGCCGTCTACTTCGCCGAGGCGGACGAGCCCAGGTCCCATTTCTCCAGCATCCCCGACGCCTTCTGGTGGGCGGTGGTCACCATGACGACGGTGGGTTACGGCGACATGAAGCCGGTCACCATGGGCGGCAAGATCGTGGGATCGTTGTGTGCCATCGCCGGGGTCCTGACCATCGCCCTGCCCGTGCCCGTCATCGTCTCCAACTTCAATTACTTCTACCACCGGGAGACAGACAACGAGGAGCAGGCTCAGTACCTGAAGGACGACCCGGAGAGCGAGGCCAGTCACTCGGAGGAGCTGAAGAAGAGCAGAAGCTCCCTGGGCAAACCCTTGGAGAACAGTGATGGGGTGAACAATGGCGCAGGGGCCCACCTGAAGGCCAACAGCACCCCGGACATCAGGAAATCCCTGTACGCACTTTGTCTGGACCCAAATACAGAAACGGACCTGTAG